Proteins from a genomic interval of Xylocopa sonorina isolate GNS202 chromosome 4, iyXylSono1_principal, whole genome shotgun sequence:
- the LOC143422643 gene encoding uncharacterized protein LOC143422643, which translates to MLCNILFTVISFPSEWLRFVKAFHVKEITGISKNALAEMQTDFLRRYLCTGSYSWTIRIDKENLCTTTLYSQTPIKKRIIPSAFYLVEYRCIRSSCKNASLRKESNKCRRYGEFNLLRTSSPSSDLKKTIDKIHRSSSNSFLEISEAKRW; encoded by the exons ATGCTGTGCAATATACTCTTTACGGTTATTAGCTTCCCGAGCGAATGGCTACGCTTTGTGAAAGCTTTTCACGTAAAAGAGATCACGGGAATATCCAAGAATGCTCTAGCGGAAATGCAAACAGATTTTCTCCGTCGCTACCTATGTACCGGAAGTTACAGCTGGACCATTCGTATCGATAAGGAGAATCTCTGTACCACGACGTTGTATAGTCAAACGCCTATAAAAAAACGAATAATTCCTTCTGCTTTTTATCTAGTAGAATACCGGTGTATACGCAGCAGCTGTAAGAACGCATCGTTGAGAAAAGAAAGTAACAAGTGTAGGCGATA TGGAGAATTCAACCTGCTACGAACCTCTTCCCCTTCGTCAGATTTGAAAAAAA CTATAGATAAAATTCATCGCagtagtagcaatagctttttggAAATATCTGAGGCTAAACGATGGTAA